A stretch of DNA from Sphingomonas ginkgonis:
GCGTCGGCGCTCGAACGTTCCGGCGCGACGGCGGGTGACTCGGCATCGGCCGCACACCTCATCGAGGCCGCCGCCGGACGACCGCTCGCAGCGGGAACCGCCCTCCGCCTCCTGCTTGGAGCCAGCAGCGGGACCGTGCGGTCGATCGAGCTGCTGAGCCTCCGCGCCGGGCTCGACGCGCAGCTTGCCGTCGTCCGCGACAAGGATCGGCTGGTGCTGCGCCGTTCGGCCATCGCGGTCGATGCCTCCCCCGTTCGGATCAGCGGCCGCGCCGGGGACGGGCTCTACTGGTCGCTCCGCGCGGCCGGCGTGAGCGCCCAGCTCGCCGCCGACTATCTGAAGGCGCTGGCTACCCAGGTCGACGTCGGCGCGATCGGGCCGGACGACCGGTTCGACCTTGTCTACGCCAACCGCCGCGCGGCTACCGGCGAGAGCGAGGCCGGGGCGCTGGTCTATGCCGGGCTGCGGCCCGCGCTGGGGCCGCCGCTGCAGCTGCTTCGCTGGCGCGAGGGCGGCAGCGAGCAATGGCTCGAGGCCTCGGGCGTCGGCGAGCGGCGGAGCGGGATGGCTTGGCCGGTCGACGCGCCGATCACCTCCAACTTCGGGATGCGCTTCCACCCGCTCCTGCACTACTCGCGCATGCACAAGGGGATCGACTTCGGCGCCCGCAGCGGAACCCCGATCGTCGCCGCGGCAGACGGCCAGGTCGAGCGCGCGGGCTGGGCCGGCGGATACGGAAACCAGGTCCGCCTCGCCCACGGCGGCAACATCGAGACCAGCTATTCGCACATGAGCCGGATGGTCGTCGCGCCGGGGATGGCCGTGCGGCAGGGCCAGCTGATCGGCTATGTCGGGACGACCGGCCTGTCGACGGGTCCGCACCTCCACTATGAGGTGTACGAGGGCGGGACGGCAATCGACCCGCTGCGCATCCGCTTCGTCAGCCGGTCGAGGCTCGAAGGATCCTCGCTCGCCGCCTTCAAGGCGCGACTGGCGCAATTGCTCGCCCTGCCGACCGCTCCGTGAGCGCACGCTTCGGCGCAGTCCGCTTGCCCTGACCGCCCGACCCGCTAGACCTCGGCCGGGGCATGGACATCTATCTTCCGATCGCCGGCCAGTCGGTCAATGCGCTCTTCATCGTCGTCCTCGGCGGGCTGGTCGGGCTGCTGAGCGGCATGTTCGGGGTCGGCGGCGGCTTCCTGACGACCCCGCTGCTCATCTTCTACGGCATCCCGCCCGCCGTGGCGGTGGGTTCCGCCACGACCCAGATCACCGGTGCGAGCGTGTCCGGCGCGCTCGCGCACTGGCGCCGCGGCGGAATCGACGTGCGGATGGGCCTGGTGATGATCGCCGGCGGCTTCGCGGGCTCGATCGCCGGCGCCGCCATCTTCCGCCTCCTCGCGCGCAGCGGACAGATCGATACGGTGATCGGGATCCTTTACGTGCTGCTGCTCGGTTCGATCGGCGGGCTGATGCTGAAGGAAAGCATCGAGGCGCTGGGCTGGCGGACCAAGCCGCAGCCGCCGAGCCCGCGCCGGCGGCACAACCGCTGGGTCGCCTCGCTCCCGCTGCGGTGGCGCTTCTATGCGTCGGGGCTCTACATCTCGCCGCTCGCGCCGATGGCGCTGGGTTTCGCCGCGGGGATTCTCACCGTCCTGCTCGGGGTGGGCGGCGGCTTTATCCTCGTTCCCGCGATGATCTACGTGCTCGGCATGACCGCGCGGGTCGTGATCGGGACCAGCCTGCTGATGATCCTGGCGGTCAGCGCCGCGACCACCCTCATCCAGTCGGTGACGAACCACAGCGTCGACATCGTGCTGGCCGGGCTGCTGCTGGTCGGGGGCGTGATCGGCGCGCAATATGGCGCCCGGCTGACGCTTCGGCTCAAGCCCGACCTGCTGCGCCTCATCCTGTCGGTCATCATCCTTCTCGTCGCGCTGCGGATGGCAATCGGGCTCGCCTGGCGCCCCGACGAGATCTACACGATCGACGCCTTGTGAAGCCTAGACGGCTGCTTGCGCTGCTGCTGCTCGCGCCGCTGCTGGCGGGCGCCGACAAGCCGCGGCTGGTGCCGGACATCAGCGCCCGCTCGGTCCAGATCCGCTACAGCTTCAACGGCGCCCAGCTGCTGCTGTTCGGGGCGATCCTCTATCCCGGCGGACGGATCCCGCGGCAGCCCGCCGACGTGGTCGTGGTGCTGCGCGGGCCGGTGCAGCCGATCCTCGTCCGAGAAAAGCAGAAGATCGCCGGCATCTGGATGAACGCCGACAGCAACCGCTTCAGCTCCGCTCCCAGCTTCTACGCGGTCGCCTCGTCGCGGCCGATCGGCGAGCTGGTCGATCCGCTGACCGCCGCGATCTACGAACTGGGGCTCAACTATCTCCAGCTTTCGCCGAGCGGCGGCGCGCTGCCCGACAAGGAGAAGAGGTTCGA
This window harbors:
- a CDS encoding sulfite exporter TauE/SafE family protein yields the protein MDIYLPIAGQSVNALFIVVLGGLVGLLSGMFGVGGGFLTTPLLIFYGIPPAVAVGSATTQITGASVSGALAHWRRGGIDVRMGLVMIAGGFAGSIAGAAIFRLLARSGQIDTVIGILYVLLLGSIGGLMLKESIEALGWRTKPQPPSPRRRHNRWVASLPLRWRFYASGLYISPLAPMALGFAAGILTVLLGVGGGFILVPAMIYVLGMTARVVIGTSLLMILAVSAATTLIQSVTNHSVDIVLAGLLLVGGVIGAQYGARLTLRLKPDLLRLILSVIILLVALRMAIGLAWRPDEIYTIDAL
- a CDS encoding M23 family metallopeptidase — encoded protein: MNQFARLEPAAARGLTGFRPRLPLDREQGALLVDLADDLFSPRWWRGLATLASLCIAALALAPGLEPLPGGRPAPLTPATWEQMAATGISPAANGSRTGLPMAETGAVTTLTDAPERTRIEVYAMLGPGERLASALERSGATAGDSASAAHLIEAAAGRPLAAGTALRLLLGASSGTVRSIELLSLRAGLDAQLAVVRDKDRLVLRRSAIAVDASPVRISGRAGDGLYWSLRAAGVSAQLAADYLKALATQVDVGAIGPDDRFDLVYANRRAATGESEAGALVYAGLRPALGPPLQLLRWREGGSEQWLEASGVGERRSGMAWPVDAPITSNFGMRFHPLLHYSRMHKGIDFGARSGTPIVAAADGQVERAGWAGGYGNQVRLAHGGNIETSYSHMSRMVVAPGMAVRQGQLIGYVGTTGLSTGPHLHYEVYEGGTAIDPLRIRFVSRSRLEGSSLAAFKARLAQLLALPTAP
- a CDS encoding TIGR02186 family protein, which codes for MKPRRLLALLLLAPLLAGADKPRLVPDISARSVQIRYSFNGAQLLLFGAILYPGGRIPRQPADVVVVLRGPVQPILVREKQKIAGIWMNADSNRFSSAPSFYAVASSRPIGELVDPLTAAIYELGLNYLQLSPSGGALPDKEKRFEAGLLELRSRQGLYNQDPHGVEISEGVLYRARITIPSQVPVGTYTAETFLIADGKVTAAATRDIAINKSGFERNVALAARRHSFFYGLAAVLLSLGLGWAAAEVFRRRGG